The Mucilaginibacter sp. PAMB04168 genome contains the following window.
AAAAAGTACGGTGATCCAGTTAGTGAATGACGCCGCCATAACCCGTACCGAGGGTTACCGTATGCAAATCACGCCAAAGCGTTTAACCATATCAGCTAATAGTGGTGTTGGCATTTTCAGAGCTATTCAAACAATCAGGCAATTATTGCCCGAAAGTTTAGAAGATAAACTTCAAATTGCTCCTAAACAGCTTTCTTTACAGGCTTTAATTATTGAAGATGAGCCTGGATATGACTGGCGAGGCATGCACCTGGATGTTTCTCGCCATTTTTTTTCAGTAGACTATTTAAAAAAATTTATCGATAGGTTAGCTCTCTATAAATTTAATAAGTTTCACCTGCATCTAACCGACGATCAGGGATGGCGCATTGAGATTAAGAAATATCCTAGACTTACACAGGAGGGAGCTTGGCGCACATTTAATAACCAGGATTCGGTTTGCATGGCGAGGGCAGCAGAAAACCCCGACTTCATAATAGATCCGCAGCATATAATTCAACGAAACGGTAAAACTTTGTACGGTGGCTTTTATACCCAGGCACAGATGAAAGACGTAGTTGCCTATGCACTGGCACGTAAAATTGACATCATTCCGGAAATAGATATGCCCGGCCATATGATGGCAGCTATAAACTCATACCCTTTTTTAACCTGCAATGGCGAAAATAACTGGGGGGAGCTTTTTACCAAACCTATTTGTCCGTGTAACGAGGCCACCTATGAATTTGCCCAGAATGTGTACGATGAAATTATGGAGATTTTTCCATCCAAATACATACACATAGGTGGAGATGAGGTAGATCGTACAGATTGGGGAAAATCTGAAGTTTGTAAAGCATTTATGCAACGCGAGGGCATTAAGGATTTGGCCGGTCTGCAAAGCTATTTTATTAACCGCATGGAAAAATATTTCAATTCCAAGGGTCGTAAGCTAATAGGGTGGGATGAGATATTAGAAGGTGGTATCAGCCCTACTGCGTTGGTAATGTACTGGCGTTCGTGGGTGCCTAAGGCTCCTATAGTGGCTGCAAAAAACGGCAACAAGGTCATCATGTCTCCGGGTAGTCCTTTATATTTTGATGCTAAATATGATAAGAATGCTGATTACAATGTTTACAAGTTCAACCCGGTCCCCAAAGGGTTAACCGATAAAGAGGCCGAAGGCATAATGGGTGCACAGGCAAATATATGGACTGAATATATACCCACCGAACAGCGTGCGGATTATATGTACATGCCCCGTATGACCGCCCTTGCCGAAGTACTATGGACCAACGACAAACAACGCGACTTTGATAACTATCGGAGCCGGTTAATGCAGCACTACAAGCGTTTAGATGAATTAAAGGTGAACTACCGCCTGCCGGACCTGCCCGACATGATTGATACCCGGGTATTTACCGACCAGGAAACTTTAAAAA
Protein-coding sequences here:
- a CDS encoding family 20 glycosylhydrolase, coding for MKRPLFKMQMLLLIAALVVFGGSLKAQNAASRFPLIPYPKKLVEGKGLFVINAQTIIQLPANGTYSAEAGALNEVLRMNLTIKAGPRSSAKSTVIQLVNDAAITRTEGYRMQITPKRLTISANSGVGIFRAIQTIRQLLPESLEDKLQIAPKQLSLQALIIEDEPGYDWRGMHLDVSRHFFSVDYLKKFIDRLALYKFNKFHLHLTDDQGWRIEIKKYPRLTQEGAWRTFNNQDSVCMARAAENPDFIIDPQHIIQRNGKTLYGGFYTQAQMKDVVAYALARKIDIIPEIDMPGHMMAAINSYPFLTCNGENNWGELFTKPICPCNEATYEFAQNVYDEIMEIFPSKYIHIGGDEVDRTDWGKSEVCKAFMQREGIKDLAGLQSYFINRMEKYFNSKGRKLIGWDEILEGGISPTALVMYWRSWVPKAPIVAAKNGNKVIMSPGSPLYFDAKYDKNADYNVYKFNPVPKGLTDKEAEGIMGAQANIWTEYIPTEQRADYMYMPRMTALAEVLWTNDKQRDFDNYRSRLMQHYKRLDELKVNYRLPDLPDMIDTRVFTDQETLKINKPMANLLLRYTADGSQPTATSNLLNDLVITTTQKIKVAAFTPAGRRGDVYEINYQHQSLAPAATATASYNGLTATLHKGLFKQVSRISTKPDSVFSVSSIVVPQSIKAPAFAVKYSGYINVPQDDIYTFYLTCDDGGVLTVANRLTVDNDGLHSAVEKSGQVALKKGLQRFKLDFIEGGGGYTLKLQYSVKGQKAQDIPESWFKN